A genomic stretch from Desulfotignum balticum DSM 7044 includes:
- a CDS encoding cysteine synthase, producing the protein MTVTILDAVGNTPVVEIQQMNPNPGVRMFAKLEYMNPGGSIKDRAALYMIQAGEASGRLTKDKTVIEATSGNTGIGLAMVCAVKGFRLALTMAENASEERKRILKARGAKIILTPKHLGSDGAIEEAYRLARENPEKYFITDQYNNPANWQAHYHTTGPEIMAQVPEKPASVVASVGTSGTLMGLSRYFREHSPKTRMVCAEPFLGHGIQGLKNMKESYTPEIYDKTRLDKILNIDDALAFDTARQLAVKEGLFVGMSAGAAMAAAIQEAQTLEKGVVVVIFPDSGERYLSTSLFSVQQKVPLHLFDTRSGKKQPFKPVKPDTISIYTCGPTVYQRLNPGGFRRYVFTDLLVRYLAFHKVDVNHVINITDYDDRTIDGADRAGQDVAEFTRPYIQAFHQDLQRLKIRPAQAFPRVSAHFNDMADLTRKLLDKGYAYEKLHSVYFDISKVAEYGHLSKMDIQKIRVGATVDLDEYEKQNPRDFTLFKRVRLSELRRGIGVKTEWGQVRPSLHLQCATLSMLFLGVPFDIHTGSRELVFPHHENERAIARAAQDRELAHVWLHCDPVQYDGSLGAASIHDLTLDTLADLGWDDGTIRFWLLSGHYRRGLMLSERSLTDARATLNRINRCIALLEQLRSGGDQVKDLPAGEIEQLMYDIRQGILTALADDLKVSAALAALLAGIKTINTLISRHRISSRTADRILSGLQEMDRIFQVCEFNHHPICSEQVKDLLRQRQAARENKDWATADQLRDQLVAMGISVHDQKVETD; encoded by the coding sequence ATGACAGTGACAATTTTAGATGCCGTCGGCAACACCCCGGTCGTGGAAATTCAGCAGATGAATCCGAATCCGGGTGTGCGGATGTTTGCCAAGCTTGAATACATGAATCCGGGCGGTTCCATCAAGGACCGGGCCGCCCTGTACATGATTCAGGCAGGTGAAGCGTCCGGTCGGCTTACAAAAGATAAAACCGTGATCGAAGCCACCTCGGGCAATACCGGCATCGGCCTGGCAATGGTCTGCGCCGTCAAAGGATTTCGGCTGGCCTTGACCATGGCGGAAAACGCCAGTGAAGAGCGTAAGCGGATTCTCAAAGCCCGGGGAGCGAAAATCATTCTGACGCCCAAGCATCTGGGATCGGACGGCGCCATTGAAGAAGCCTATCGCCTGGCCCGGGAAAATCCGGAAAAATATTTTATTACGGATCAGTACAACAACCCGGCCAACTGGCAGGCCCATTACCATACCACGGGTCCGGAAATCATGGCCCAGGTTCCGGAAAAACCGGCCAGTGTGGTGGCGTCCGTAGGGACATCCGGCACGTTGATGGGCCTGTCCCGGTATTTCAGGGAACACAGTCCGAAAACCCGCATGGTGTGTGCGGAACCGTTTCTGGGCCATGGGATTCAAGGGCTTAAAAACATGAAGGAATCCTATACCCCTGAAATTTATGACAAAACCAGGCTGGACAAAATTCTGAACATCGACGATGCCCTGGCTTTTGACACGGCCCGGCAACTGGCGGTCAAAGAAGGGTTGTTTGTGGGCATGAGTGCCGGGGCTGCCATGGCCGCAGCCATCCAGGAGGCGCAAACCCTTGAAAAAGGGGTGGTGGTGGTGATTTTTCCGGATTCCGGAGAGCGGTACCTGTCCACGTCCTTGTTTTCAGTGCAGCAAAAAGTGCCTCTGCATCTGTTTGATACCCGAAGCGGAAAAAAACAGCCGTTCAAACCGGTGAAACCCGATACCATTTCCATTTACACCTGCGGCCCCACCGTGTACCAGCGCCTGAATCCCGGCGGTTTCAGGCGGTATGTGTTCACCGATCTGCTGGTGCGGTACCTGGCATTTCACAAAGTGGATGTCAACCATGTGATCAATATCACGGATTACGATGACCGCACCATTGACGGGGCGGATCGGGCCGGTCAGGATGTGGCGGAATTTACGCGTCCTTATATTCAGGCGTTTCATCAGGACCTGCAGCGGTTGAAAATTCGTCCGGCCCAGGCGTTTCCCCGGGTGTCGGCCCATTTCAACGATATGGCGGATTTGACCCGGAAGCTGCTGGACAAAGGATATGCCTATGAAAAACTGCATTCCGTGTATTTTGATATCTCAAAGGTGGCGGAATACGGGCATCTGTCCAAAATGGATATCCAGAAAATCCGGGTGGGCGCCACCGTGGACTTGGATGAATATGAAAAACAAAATCCCCGGGACTTTACCTTGTTCAAGCGGGTCCGTTTGTCGGAACTGCGCCGGGGAATCGGTGTGAAAACCGAATGGGGACAGGTCCGGCCCTCCCTGCACCTGCAATGTGCCACCTTGTCCATGCTGTTTTTAGGGGTGCCTTTTGATATTCATACCGGCAGCCGGGAACTGGTGTTTCCCCATCATGAAAATGAGCGGGCCATTGCCCGGGCCGCCCAAGACCGGGAACTGGCCCATGTGTGGCTGCATTGCGATCCCGTGCAGTATGACGGGTCTCTGGGTGCGGCATCCATCCATGACCTGACCCTGGACACACTGGCGGATCTGGGATGGGATGACGGAACCATCCGGTTTTGGCTGTTGTCCGGGCATTACCGCCGGGGTTTGATGCTGTCGGAACGGTCTTTGACCGATGCCAGGGCCACACTAAACCGCATCAACCGGTGTATTGCCCTGCTGGAGCAGCTTCGGTCCGGCGGTGATCAGGTCAAAGATCTGCCCGCCGGGGAGATCGAGCAGCTGATGTATGATATCCGCCAGGGCATTTTAACGGCCCTGGCCGATGATTTAAAGGTTTCTGCGGCCCTGGCCGCCCTGCTGGCCGGCATCAAAACCATCAATACCCTGATCAGCCGGCACCGCATTTCAAGTCGAACCGCGGACCGCATTCTGTCCGGATTGCAGGAGATGGACCGGATTTTTCAGGTGTGTGAATTCAATCACCACCCCATCTGTTCGGAACAGGTAAAAGACCTGCTCCGTCAAAGGCAGGCGGCCCGGGAAAATAAAGACTGGGCCACGGCGGATCAACTCAGGGATCAGCTGGTTGCCATGGGGATTTCCGTTCATGATCAGAAAGTGGAGACAGACTGA
- a CDS encoding LPS-assembly protein LptD: MGSVFLFKNRQWSEPVRGIILPVVRILCCCLILFSGSALTAAPFEDPEAVVWNLSANTVAYDRHTDVYTAQTNVVITGGKTRLEADYVEFSNATKDVLAKGHVKMISGGDVISCNTMQVNLITETGLIDKGTVFIQENHLYIHGEQIRKTGKFTYDAQKGSITSCDGDTPDWKITGRDVKVTIEGYGFAKDTVFWARNMPSLYSPFLAFPVKTQRQSGLLMPEISTSDRQGFVYEQPFFWAISPESDATFYTGYLSDRGLKTGAEYRYVADDISRGIWQVDFLSDDKIDDGTSATKDYRFESTPQRTNTDRYWLRGKSDQVLPHGFSARLDVDVVSDPDYLLEFREGLSGYNTSNRIFDDEFGRDLDEYDDTVRKNSLTLYRTWNNFALNIQTLWYDDVIARRTDIDDTTLQTLPSIEFDSSRLDVGTTGIYYKLDSEFRSFFRQDTIDTATRRRKTAKVNGQRLDMYHRFYYPTRLAKAFSFEPFMGLRGTAYHTDSYTDIHGEDDPFRFRGLYELGGDLSTRLSRVFTADTFFSDKIMHQITPGISYHFQPYEDQEDLPFFDRLDDIQEVNKLTWSFTNRFIARKSVTGSDDVIRNNYRELGWIKLFQDYSIKDERDNLEAEDRPWSDIQLDAIVYPFSFLSLRTDLAWSPYNYHFTELNLNTTVSTPRGDALTTSYRYALDTRESWYTRLDLRITRSLTAYHSFEKDLESDTTIETRTGVRLNSACWSMGLEVQESDLDTRIAFMIGLKGIGEFGSQ; encoded by the coding sequence ATGGGCAGTGTCTTTCTATTTAAAAATCGGCAATGGTCTGAACCGGTGCGGGGTATTATTCTGCCTGTAGTCCGCATTTTGTGCTGTTGTCTGATCCTTTTTTCCGGCAGTGCATTGACCGCAGCGCCATTCGAAGACCCCGAAGCGGTTGTCTGGAATTTGTCTGCAAACACGGTGGCGTATGACCGGCACACCGATGTGTACACCGCGCAGACAAATGTGGTGATCACCGGCGGGAAAACCCGGCTGGAAGCGGATTATGTGGAATTTTCAAATGCCACCAAAGACGTGCTGGCCAAAGGTCATGTAAAAATGATCTCCGGCGGGGATGTGATCTCCTGCAATACCATGCAGGTGAATCTGATCACAGAAACCGGCCTGATCGACAAAGGCACTGTTTTCATCCAGGAAAATCACCTGTATATCCATGGGGAACAGATCCGCAAGACCGGGAAATTCACCTATGATGCCCAAAAAGGATCCATCACCTCGTGCGACGGAGACACGCCGGACTGGAAAATCACCGGCAGGGATGTCAAAGTCACCATCGAAGGATACGGATTTGCAAAAGATACGGTTTTCTGGGCAAGAAACATGCCTTCACTGTATTCTCCGTTTCTGGCATTTCCGGTAAAAACCCAGCGGCAGTCCGGACTGCTCATGCCGGAAATTTCTACATCCGACCGCCAGGGCTTTGTCTATGAACAGCCGTTTTTCTGGGCGATTTCCCCTGAAAGCGATGCCACGTTTTACACGGGATACCTGTCGGACCGTGGTCTTAAAACAGGCGCGGAATACCGGTATGTGGCCGATGATATTTCCAGAGGCATCTGGCAGGTGGATTTTCTGTCCGATGACAAAATCGATGACGGAACTTCCGCCACCAAAGACTATCGGTTTGAAAGCACCCCCCAGCGCACCAATACCGATCGGTACTGGCTGCGGGGAAAAAGTGACCAGGTCTTACCCCATGGGTTTTCCGCCCGGCTGGATGTGGATGTGGTGTCTGATCCGGATTATCTGCTGGAGTTTCGAGAGGGACTCTCCGGATACAACACCAGCAACCGGATATTTGATGATGAATTCGGCCGGGATCTGGATGAATATGATGACACCGTTCGGAAAAACAGCTTGACCCTCTACCGAACCTGGAACAATTTTGCATTGAACATCCAGACACTTTGGTACGACGATGTCATTGCCCGGCGGACCGACATTGACGACACAACCCTTCAGACGCTTCCCAGCATTGAATTCGACAGCTCCCGCCTGGATGTCGGCACCACAGGCATCTATTACAAACTGGATTCGGAATTCCGGTCTTTTTTCCGTCAGGATACCATCGATACCGCCACCAGACGGAGGAAAACAGCCAAAGTCAACGGTCAGCGTCTGGATATGTATCATCGGTTTTATTATCCCACAAGACTGGCCAAGGCGTTTTCTTTTGAACCTTTCATGGGCCTGCGTGGCACTGCCTATCATACAGACAGTTACACAGATATCCACGGAGAAGATGATCCGTTCCGATTTCGGGGACTCTATGAACTCGGCGGGGACCTGTCCACCCGTCTGAGCCGGGTTTTTACGGCAGACACCTTTTTTTCCGACAAAATCATGCACCAGATCACACCGGGCATCAGTTATCATTTTCAGCCCTACGAGGATCAGGAAGATCTTCCGTTCTTTGACCGTTTAGATGACATCCAAGAGGTCAACAAACTGACCTGGTCGTTCACCAACCGGTTCATTGCCAGAAAATCAGTCACCGGATCGGATGACGTCATCCGGAATAATTACCGGGAACTGGGCTGGATCAAATTGTTTCAGGACTACAGCATTAAAGATGAACGGGACAATCTTGAAGCCGAAGACAGGCCCTGGTCCGACATTCAACTGGATGCCATAGTTTATCCGTTTTCTTTTTTGTCTTTGAGAACCGATCTGGCCTGGTCCCCGTACAATTATCATTTTACTGAGCTGAACTTGAACACCACGGTGAGCACGCCCCGGGGAGATGCCCTCACCACGTCATACCGGTATGCACTGGATACCCGGGAGTCCTGGTACACCCGGCTTGATTTGCGGATCACGCGGTCTCTGACTGCGTATCATTCCTTTGAAAAAGATCTGGAGAGTGACACCACCATTGAAACCCGCACCGGCGTCCGACTGAACAGCGCCTGCTGGTCCATGGGCCTGGAAGTTCAGGAATCGGATCTGGATACGCGCATCGCTTTTATGATCGGTCTGAAAGGAATTGGAGAGTTTGGTTCACAATGA
- a CDS encoding UpxY family transcription antiterminator translates to MTHAFHWFALLTRSNFEQVVFEQIARKKMAAFLPKTKKLSRRKDRKTIIEVPLFPGYLFVKSSMDPGCQLTVLKTLGAVRFLGNDQGPIPVPETQIHSLQLLTSADCNLVTGACSRLIQGDPVMVMEGPMAGARGEFIQYRGKGKIIIKIHLLGQYAGVEINESQVEKIPHHLS, encoded by the coding sequence ATGACACATGCATTTCACTGGTTTGCACTGCTGACAAGGAGCAATTTCGAACAGGTGGTCTTTGAGCAGATTGCCCGGAAAAAAATGGCCGCGTTTTTACCCAAAACCAAAAAACTGAGCCGGCGCAAAGACCGGAAAACAATCATCGAAGTGCCGTTGTTTCCCGGGTATCTGTTTGTCAAATCCAGTATGGACCCCGGCTGTCAACTGACTGTTCTGAAAACCCTGGGCGCGGTCCGGTTTCTGGGAAACGACCAGGGGCCGATCCCGGTGCCGGAGACCCAGATCCATTCGCTTCAGCTGTTAACGTCAGCGGATTGCAATCTGGTCACGGGCGCCTGTTCCCGGCTGATCCAGGGTGATCCGGTCATGGTGATGGAAGGACCCATGGCCGGTGCCAGAGGCGAATTTATCCAGTACCGGGGCAAAGGCAAAATCATTATAAAAATCCATTTGCTGGGCCAGTATGCCGGCGTGGAAATTAATGAGAGCCAGGTGGAAAAAATACCACACCACCTGTCATAA
- a CDS encoding HU family DNA-binding protein → MNKLELISALKDRTTLTKAEAAEVVRIFFDALSDAFVKGERIEIRGFCSFHIKEYKSYMGRNPKTGDKVQIPPKRLPFFKCGKELKERVDY, encoded by the coding sequence ATGAACAAGCTTGAATTGATTTCCGCATTAAAAGACCGGACAACACTGACCAAAGCAGAAGCGGCGGAAGTGGTCAGAATTTTCTTCGACGCGCTCTCCGATGCGTTTGTCAAAGGAGAACGGATTGAAATCAGGGGATTTTGCAGCTTTCATATCAAGGAATACAAAAGCTATATGGGACGGAATCCCAAAACCGGTGACAAGGTACAGATTCCCCCCAAACGGCTCCCGTTCTTCAAATGCGGCAAAGAACTCAAGGAACGGGTGGATTATTAG
- the holB gene encoding DNA polymerase III subunit delta': MSVHKNDFPTALSELNRIIETRNIPNALLFTGNPGSGRKQAAFRFAKGINCTAGAGKRSFCNDCRSCKKIDANQHPDMIVVAPLDSRKAITISQIRQITAQTGTRPHEAAFRMVLITDADRMNIQAQNGLLKELEEPPENTFFILMAKERSALLPTIVSRCRSLRFPPLSGPALAAHLCEQYPIDTQWAGIAAATAGTDQNLAATLVHPADDNVSKASKTSKASGIDWYSTRLWLIQQLCDLISGSASQKIHTALGLSGFLSQDPDGVIPGLAVMRTFFRDLCVFRHAPEKILNRDCSDRFQKLAPNIRDNDALFWMDELHETEKRLASNSAIRMTLDRFFLKLIHI; encoded by the coding sequence ATGTCAGTTCATAAAAATGATTTCCCCACCGCCCTGTCGGAACTCAACCGGATCATTGAAACCCGAAATATCCCCAATGCACTTCTGTTCACGGGCAATCCCGGTTCAGGAAGAAAACAGGCTGCCTTCAGGTTTGCCAAAGGGATCAACTGTACTGCAGGTGCAGGCAAAAGATCTTTCTGCAATGACTGCCGGTCCTGCAAAAAAATAGACGCAAACCAGCATCCGGACATGATTGTTGTCGCGCCTTTGGATTCCCGGAAAGCCATCACCATCTCCCAGATCAGGCAGATCACGGCACAAACAGGGACCCGGCCCCATGAAGCCGCATTCCGCATGGTGCTGATCACGGATGCCGACCGGATGAATATTCAGGCCCAGAACGGGTTGCTTAAAGAACTGGAAGAGCCCCCTGAAAATACTTTTTTCATTCTCATGGCAAAAGAGCGGTCCGCACTGTTGCCCACCATCGTCTCCCGGTGCCGGTCATTGCGGTTTCCCCCGTTGTCGGGACCGGCACTGGCTGCGCATCTGTGCGAACAGTATCCCATTGATACCCAATGGGCCGGCATTGCCGCTGCCACCGCCGGCACCGACCAGAACCTGGCGGCAACCCTGGTCCATCCGGCAGATGACAATGTGTCAAAAGCCTCCAAAACCAGCAAGGCATCCGGCATAGACTGGTATTCCACCCGGCTTTGGCTGATCCAGCAGCTGTGTGACCTGATTTCCGGATCCGCATCCCAAAAAATACACACGGCCCTGGGGTTGTCCGGATTTTTAAGTCAGGACCCGGACGGGGTGATTCCCGGGCTGGCCGTCATGAGAACGTTTTTCAGGGATTTGTGTGTGTTCCGGCATGCACCGGAAAAAATTCTGAACCGTGACTGCTCAGACCGATTTCAAAAACTGGCCCCAAATATCCGTGACAACGACGCACTTTTCTGGATGGATGAACTGCATGAAACTGAAAAACGGCTGGCATCCAACAGCGCCATCCGTATGACCCTGGACCGTTTCTTTTTGAAACTGATACATATTTAA
- a CDS encoding PSP1 domain-containing protein has protein sequence MTHVTGIRFKPAGKIYDFDSQDLVLEMDDRVIVETEQGLGFGVVVKPPEKTDTSARNLKQVIRVATRDDFVRRQELMSLEAEAHAYCNQCINKLNLQMNLFCVESTFDRNKLTFFYTADGRVDFRQLIKLLVKEYNLRIEMRQVGIRNLSKHCGGIGKCGREFCCSSFMHNFEPISIKMAKEQGLSLNPTKISGVCGRLMCCLTFENQTYQHLKKNMPRMGKSLTLAQGTGKVIRQNILKQTVTVRMDDHTEIEAALSDIRPTD, from the coding sequence ATGACCCACGTGACAGGCATTCGATTCAAACCCGCCGGCAAAATTTATGATTTTGACAGCCAGGACCTTGTCCTTGAAATGGATGACCGGGTGATTGTTGAAACCGAGCAGGGATTGGGGTTTGGCGTGGTGGTAAAACCGCCCGAAAAAACCGATACCAGCGCCAGAAATCTCAAACAGGTCATCCGGGTCGCCACCCGGGATGATTTTGTCCGGCGCCAGGAACTGATGTCCCTGGAAGCCGAAGCCCACGCGTACTGCAATCAGTGCATCAACAAACTGAATCTGCAGATGAATCTGTTTTGTGTTGAAAGCACGTTTGACAGAAATAAACTCACTTTTTTCTACACAGCGGACGGGCGGGTGGATTTCAGGCAATTGATCAAGCTGCTGGTCAAGGAATATAACCTGCGTATCGAGATGCGCCAGGTGGGAATCCGGAATCTGTCAAAACATTGCGGGGGCATCGGAAAATGCGGGCGGGAGTTCTGCTGTTCTTCGTTCATGCACAATTTTGAACCCATTTCCATCAAAATGGCCAAGGAACAGGGATTGTCCTTAAACCCCACCAAAATATCCGGCGTATGCGGACGGCTCATGTGCTGTCTGACATTTGAGAATCAAACCTATCAGCACTTGAAAAAAAACATGCCCCGGATGGGAAAATCATTGACCCTGGCCCAGGGTACAGGCAAAGTCATCCGCCAGAACATTCTGAAACAGACGGTCACCGTCAGAATGGACGACCACACGGAAATCGAAGCCGCATTGTCTGACATACGGCCAACCGATTAA
- the metG gene encoding methionine--tRNA ligase: METPTQFFSTPIYYVNAKPHLGHAYTTIAADVATRFKQMDGYDTYFLTGTDEHGDKIVQAADKEQQSPREYVDKISRLFQDLWPKLNIGNNQFIRTTHPDHIRVVEMLLTRIHDRGDIYFSSYEGLYCFGCERFYQERELVDGKCPDHGVAPSAIKESNYFFKMSQYQDWLIDHIKTHPGFIHPKQYETEILSFLKEPLEDLCISRPKSRLTWGITLPFDENFVTYVWFDALTNYISALGYPDGPLFTKFWPSARHFVAKDIIKPHGIYWPIMLKAAGIDIYNGLNVHGFWNVSGSKMSKSIGNVTDPVAVTDRYGVDAFRYFLMREMVFGLDANFTEDVLVSRINSDLANDLGNLFSRVLSMNLKYFKGRVPDPNGTDFADLSLETDAQMVIQHFKDAMTAYEFHKGVEAIWGFISRMNKYIDTHEPWRLAKEPDERLRLEAVIGNLLEGLRTVACLIYPVMPETSTKMLRGLCMVLPETGFFPLEKIGKWGQMSAGACLEKPDSLFPRVDVLKKPGH, encoded by the coding sequence ATGGAAACACCCACACAGTTTTTCAGCACCCCCATATATTATGTCAATGCCAAACCCCATTTAGGTCATGCCTACACCACCATAGCCGCGGATGTGGCCACCCGGTTCAAGCAGATGGACGGATATGACACCTATTTTCTCACGGGCACAGATGAACATGGAGACAAGATTGTTCAGGCCGCGGACAAGGAGCAGCAGAGCCCCCGGGAATATGTGGATAAAATCAGCCGTCTGTTTCAGGATCTGTGGCCAAAGCTCAATATAGGAAACAATCAGTTTATCCGCACCACCCATCCGGACCATATCCGGGTGGTGGAGATGCTGCTGACCCGGATCCATGACCGGGGGGACATCTATTTTTCCAGCTATGAAGGGTTGTACTGTTTCGGGTGTGAACGATTCTACCAGGAACGGGAACTGGTGGACGGCAAATGTCCGGACCACGGGGTGGCGCCTTCTGCGATCAAGGAATCCAATTATTTTTTCAAAATGAGCCAGTACCAGGACTGGCTGATCGACCACATCAAAACCCATCCCGGATTCATCCACCCGAAACAGTATGAAACCGAAATCCTCTCATTTTTAAAAGAGCCGCTGGAGGATCTGTGCATCTCCCGGCCCAAATCCCGTCTCACCTGGGGAATCACCCTGCCCTTTGACGAAAATTTTGTCACATATGTATGGTTTGACGCGCTGACCAACTACATCTCGGCCTTAGGATATCCGGATGGACCTTTGTTCACAAAATTCTGGCCCTCGGCCCGGCATTTTGTGGCCAAAGACATCATCAAACCCCACGGCATTTACTGGCCCATCATGCTTAAAGCGGCGGGTATCGACATCTACAACGGGTTGAATGTCCATGGGTTCTGGAACGTGTCCGGCAGCAAGATGTCCAAATCCATCGGCAATGTCACGGATCCGGTTGCCGTCACCGACCGGTACGGGGTGGATGCGTTCCGGTATTTTCTGATGCGGGAGATGGTATTCGGGCTGGATGCCAATTTCACCGAAGATGTGCTGGTATCCCGGATCAACTCGGATCTGGCCAATGACCTGGGCAACCTGTTTTCCCGGGTATTGTCCATGAATCTGAAATATTTCAAGGGCCGGGTCCCGGATCCCAATGGAACGGATTTTGCCGATCTATCCCTGGAAACAGACGCGCAAATGGTCATTCAACACTTCAAAGACGCCATGACCGCCTATGAGTTTCACAAAGGGGTGGAAGCGATCTGGGGGTTCATTTCCCGCATGAACAAATATATCGATACCCATGAACCCTGGCGTCTGGCCAAGGAACCGGATGAACGCCTTCGACTGGAAGCCGTGATCGGAAATCTGCTGGAAGGATTGCGCACCGTGGCCTGTCTGATCTATCCTGTAATGCCGGAAACCAGCACAAAAATGCTCCGGGGATTGTGCATGGTTCTGCCGGAAACCGGTTTTTTCCCTCTGGAAAAGATCGGTAAATGGGGACAGATGTCTGCCGGGGCCTGTCTTGAAAAACCGGACAGCCTGTTTCCCCGGGTGGATGTCTTAAAAAAACCGGGACATTGA
- a CDS encoding penicillin-binding transpeptidase domain-containing protein has translation MTPFSNQNSWRRQQASFLLAQRKKSFFQKWRKPFLVFCLIAGAVAGGWAVFTVLLTGSNDMEQTAPQISKPTLKPPVSLTRAQVREIIQDVDLVNTGRNVFPAKTAQGIVQVVTYLDVNLTGFLNATLDHLKTLTRGKPTQIAMVVMDGHQGHILAMAGFDLENKEANPCTRAVYPAASIFKIVTAAAAMDGLNFSPKTPLYFNGNKYTLYKRQLTDVKNKYTIKVSLEDAFAQSINPVFGKLGQTYLGREHLSAYAQAFGFNQTPDTDLMFDTGLFHMEDNNFHLAELGCGFNRDTLISPLFGAMMITPLLNKGQTVLPAVISHVMDVDGNFIYRHTPSRSATAMTSKSAAAMMGLMEKTVLHGTARKSFGSFSRDKVLSKLTIGGKTGSLSNREHTIKYDWFTGFAKEKNGPRAITFSVMVGHGEYIGTRAASHARALIKQYFTSFASSG, from the coding sequence GTGACACCCTTCAGTAACCAAAATTCCTGGCGCAGACAGCAGGCATCATTCCTGCTCGCCCAAAGGAAAAAATCCTTTTTCCAAAAATGGCGCAAACCGTTTCTGGTCTTCTGTCTGATTGCCGGAGCTGTTGCCGGAGGCTGGGCTGTTTTCACTGTTTTATTAACCGGTTCCAATGACATGGAACAAACAGCCCCGCAAATTTCCAAGCCCACGTTAAAACCCCCGGTTTCCCTGACCCGGGCCCAGGTCAGAGAAATAATCCAGGATGTGGATCTGGTGAACACGGGCCGGAACGTTTTCCCGGCAAAGACCGCCCAGGGCATTGTGCAGGTGGTAACATACCTGGATGTCAATCTGACCGGATTTCTCAATGCCACCCTGGATCACCTGAAAACATTGACCCGGGGCAAACCCACACAGATCGCCATGGTGGTCATGGACGGGCATCAGGGACATATTCTGGCCATGGCCGGATTTGATTTAGAAAACAAGGAAGCCAATCCCTGCACCCGGGCCGTATACCCGGCTGCCAGCATTTTCAAGATTGTCACGGCCGCCGCTGCCATGGATGGGCTTAATTTTTCCCCAAAAACCCCGCTGTATTTTAACGGCAATAAGTACACCTTGTATAAGCGGCAGCTCACGGATGTGAAAAACAAATATACGATCAAGGTCTCACTTGAAGATGCATTTGCCCAATCCATCAACCCGGTTTTCGGCAAACTGGGCCAGACGTACTTAGGCCGTGAACACTTGTCCGCCTATGCTCAGGCCTTTGGATTCAACCAGACCCCGGACACGGACCTGATGTTCGACACCGGACTGTTTCATATGGAAGACAATAATTTCCATCTGGCGGAACTCGGGTGCGGATTCAATCGGGATACCCTGATTTCCCCGCTGTTTGGGGCCATGATGATTACGCCTTTGCTCAATAAAGGGCAGACGGTGTTGCCGGCAGTGATCAGTCATGTCATGGATGTGGACGGGAATTTCATTTACCGGCACACCCCGAGCCGGTCTGCCACGGCCATGACGTCCAAATCTGCTGCCGCCATGATGGGCTTGATGGAAAAAACCGTTCTCCATGGCACTGCCAGAAAATCCTTTGGGTCTTTTTCCCGGGACAAAGTGCTGTCCAAACTGACGATCGGCGGAAAAACCGGTTCTTTGTCCAATCGGGAGCATACCATCAAATATGACTGGTTCACCGGGTTTGCCAAAGAAAAAAACGGGCCCCGGGCCATCACGTTTTCCGTGATGGTAGGGCATGGCGAATATATCGGTACCCGGGCTGCGTCCCATGCTAGAGCGCTTATCAAACAGTATTTTACATCCTTTGCATCATCCGGATGA